From a region of the Puntigrus tetrazona isolate hp1 unplaced genomic scaffold, ASM1883169v1 S000000002, whole genome shotgun sequence genome:
- the b3gat1b gene encoding galactosylgalactosylxylosylprotein 3-beta-glucuronosyltransferase 1 isoform X1 → MPKRRDILALFLILLPWTLLITFWHQRAGSSLIPVPKENRTRASKAHQRGFGLHESCVTEKKRNQMKSIYHRPPPWSDTLPTLYIITPTYSRPVQKAELTRLTNTFLHVPNLHWLLVEDSTQKTALVSKLLENTGMNYTHLNVETPENLKTQKKPRNVRIPRGTMQRNLALRWLRENINPNSSHKGVVYFADDDNTYSLELFEEMRWTRKASVWPVAFVGGLRYESPKINSQGKVFGWRTVFDPRRPFAIDMAGFAVNLQLILSKPEAYFKLKGVKGGYQESSLLQDLVTLSDLEPKAANCTKILVWHTRTERPLLVNEGKKGFTSGSMEV, encoded by the exons ATGCCGAAAAGAAGGGACATCCTGGCACTCTTTTTGATTCTGTTACCGTGGACTTTATTGATCACATTTTGGCACCAGCGCGCTGGCAGCTCCTTGATTCCAGTTCCTAAAG AGAACAGAACTAGAGCCAGTAAAGCTCACCAAAGAGGCTTTGGACTTCACGAGTCCTGTGTCACAGAGAAGAAGCGCAACCAGATGAAGTCCATCTACCATCGACCTCCACCCTGGTCTGACACACTGCCAACTCTTTACATAATAACACCAACCTACAGCAGACCCGTCCAGAAGGCCGAGTTGACCCGCCTCACTAACACCTTCCTACACGTCCCCAACCTTCACTGGCTGTTGGTGGAGGACTCTACGCAGAAGACGGCGCTGGTGTCCAAACTGCTGGAGAACACGGGAATGAATTACACCCACTTGAACGTAGAGACGCCTGAGAATCTCAAAACGCAAAAAAAGCCCAGAAACGTACGAATCCCTCGAGGCACCATGCAGAGGAACCTGGCTCTCCGCTGGCTCAGGGAGAACATCAACCCAAACTCCAGTCATAAAGGAGTCGTGTATTTTGCAGATGATGACAATACTTACAGCCTGGAGCTGTTCGAGGAG ATGCGTTGGACTCGTAAAGCGTCTGTTTGGCCGGTCGCCTTCGTCGGAGGTCTCCGGTACGAATCGCCCAAAATCAACTCTCAAGGCAAAGTATTCGGCTGGAGGACGGTGTTTGACCCTCGTCGACCTTTCGCCATTGACATGGCCGGGTTTGCTGTGAACcttcagctcatcctcagcaaaccTGAAGCCTACTTTAAGTTAAAAGGGGTAAAAGGTGGATACCAGGAAAGCAGTCTGCTACAGGATCTGGTCACCCTCAGTGATCTGGAACCCAAAGCCGCTAACTGTACAAAG ATACTGGTTTGGCACACCCGGACAGAAAGACCCTTGCTTGTGAACGAAGGAAAAAAGGGATTCACGAGTGGCAGCATGGAAGTATGA
- the b3gat1b gene encoding galactosylgalactosylxylosylprotein 3-beta-glucuronosyltransferase 1 isoform X2 yields the protein MKSIYHRPPPWSDTLPTLYIITPTYSRPVQKAELTRLTNTFLHVPNLHWLLVEDSTQKTALVSKLLENTGMNYTHLNVETPENLKTQKKPRNVRIPRGTMQRNLALRWLRENINPNSSHKGVVYFADDDNTYSLELFEEMRWTRKASVWPVAFVGGLRYESPKINSQGKVFGWRTVFDPRRPFAIDMAGFAVNLQLILSKPEAYFKLKGVKGGYQESSLLQDLVTLSDLEPKAANCTKILVWHTRTERPLLVNEGKKGFTSGSMEV from the exons ATGAAGTCCATCTACCATCGACCTCCACCCTGGTCTGACACACTGCCAACTCTTTACATAATAACACCAACCTACAGCAGACCCGTCCAGAAGGCCGAGTTGACCCGCCTCACTAACACCTTCCTACACGTCCCCAACCTTCACTGGCTGTTGGTGGAGGACTCTACGCAGAAGACGGCGCTGGTGTCCAAACTGCTGGAGAACACGGGAATGAATTACACCCACTTGAACGTAGAGACGCCTGAGAATCTCAAAACGCAAAAAAAGCCCAGAAACGTACGAATCCCTCGAGGCACCATGCAGAGGAACCTGGCTCTCCGCTGGCTCAGGGAGAACATCAACCCAAACTCCAGTCATAAAGGAGTCGTGTATTTTGCAGATGATGACAATACTTACAGCCTGGAGCTGTTCGAGGAG ATGCGTTGGACTCGTAAAGCGTCTGTTTGGCCGGTCGCCTTCGTCGGAGGTCTCCGGTACGAATCGCCCAAAATCAACTCTCAAGGCAAAGTATTCGGCTGGAGGACGGTGTTTGACCCTCGTCGACCTTTCGCCATTGACATGGCCGGGTTTGCTGTGAACcttcagctcatcctcagcaaaccTGAAGCCTACTTTAAGTTAAAAGGGGTAAAAGGTGGATACCAGGAAAGCAGTCTGCTACAGGATCTGGTCACCCTCAGTGATCTGGAACCCAAAGCCGCTAACTGTACAAAG ATACTGGTTTGGCACACCCGGACAGAAAGACCCTTGCTTGTGAACGAAGGAAAAAAGGGATTCACGAGTGGCAGCATGGAAGTATGA